In Candidatus Poribacteria bacterium, a single window of DNA contains:
- the dnaA gene encoding chromosomal replication initiator protein DnaA, with protein sequence MRHTPNEVWLEILERLSDTAQQDVYLHQAVPLSITAEALNIAVPSAYTRARIEERFRTDIQRVLATLIGAQCALILTVDESTSEDSTDLEETQPEGSFNQLHDSEKTSDRGEPASLTQSETGLNPNYRFDRFIVGSSNMICHATALAVSENPGRDYNPLFIYGGVGLGKTHLLHAIGNRLLANQPDKKVLYVTSETFMNEYVESIVNRGSAQGFRTKYRTADMLLIDDIQFLQRKEGTQEEFFNTFNALHMNSNQIVMSSDRTPDNLENLEERLQSRFQSGMVAEINMPQYEIRIAILRQKCRDQGWGSVPDEVLSYIAEVVTTNIRELEGTLLRLIAQATILKEDLTLEFARQVLNDVGTPSPIRLRKTATSKGIQTAVADHFGIEIEDLVSQKRTRELARARQIAMYMCRELTQMSYSNIAQAFNREDHTTILYACRQIEKMIAENDEEQEMITLLLNQFR encoded by the coding sequence ATGCGGCACACCCCCAACGAAGTCTGGCTGGAAATATTAGAGAGGCTCAGTGACACAGCACAACAGGATGTTTACCTTCACCAAGCCGTCCCCCTTTCAATTACAGCGGAGGCATTGAACATAGCCGTCCCTTCTGCTTACACGCGTGCGCGAATTGAAGAACGATTTCGTACCGATATCCAACGGGTGTTAGCGACACTTATCGGTGCACAGTGTGCCCTAATTCTCACTGTAGATGAATCCACGTCCGAGGACAGCACCGATCTTGAAGAAACTCAGCCCGAGGGAAGTTTTAACCAATTACACGATTCAGAAAAGACTTCAGATAGAGGTGAACCCGCGTCATTGACACAAAGTGAGACGGGGTTGAATCCTAACTATCGATTTGATAGATTTATTGTCGGTTCAAGCAATATGATTTGTCACGCCACAGCCTTGGCGGTTTCTGAAAATCCTGGACGCGACTACAATCCGCTCTTTATCTATGGTGGTGTTGGATTGGGAAAAACCCATCTGTTACATGCAATTGGCAATCGGCTTTTAGCGAACCAACCTGATAAGAAGGTCCTCTACGTCACATCAGAAACCTTCATGAATGAATATGTTGAGTCCATTGTCAATCGAGGATCGGCGCAAGGATTCCGGACAAAATACCGAACAGCAGATATGCTCTTGATTGATGACATACAGTTCTTACAACGTAAGGAGGGAACACAAGAGGAATTCTTCAATACATTTAATGCCCTCCACATGAACTCAAATCAAATAGTCATGAGCAGTGACCGGACACCAGATAACCTCGAAAATCTCGAAGAACGCCTCCAATCCCGGTTCCAGTCAGGTATGGTAGCCGAAATTAACATGCCGCAATACGAAATACGGATCGCTATCCTGCGCCAAAAATGCCGAGATCAAGGATGGGGGAGTGTCCCCGATGAAGTACTCAGTTACATCGCTGAGGTTGTCACAACCAACATCCGAGAATTAGAAGGTACTCTTTTGCGCCTAATCGCTCAAGCTACGATACTCAAAGAAGATTTGACCTTAGAATTCGCACGGCAAGTACTGAACGATGTCGGTACCCCTTCACCGATTCGACTCCGAAAAACTGCTACATCCAAAGGAATACAGACAGCAGTCGCCGATCACTTTGGAATTGAAATAGAGGACCTCGTGTCTCAGAAACGGACAAGGGAATTGGCGAGAGCGCGTCAGATCGCTATGTACATGTGTAGAGAACTCACACAGATGTCATATTCAAATATTGCCCAAGCTTTTAATAGGGAAGATCATACCACTATCCTCTATGCCTGCAGACAAATAGAAAAAATGATTGCGGAAAATGACGAAGAGCAAGAAATGATTACTCTATTACTCAATCAATTCCGCTAA
- a CDS encoding DNA replication/repair protein RecF produces the protein MAKENFYVYKQMLLSHIVLRNFRNYIDCEVNFPKPVNLIIGGNAQGKTSLLEAIYFLCTAESHRATRDGELIRHNETGFYLKGTLENSSDDVMSLEATKRARGEFKLKKNGVLQTKRSEWIGQFNAVLFSPESLILVKGGPSERRRFLDLLISQIDNNYLKNLQQYRLVLKQRNELLKQIRMALANTVQLDVWDKLLIAHGTAIIVKRSEIFHQLKAYATRNHQRLTGDQENLLLTYRSALVRNDTSVRDVEDETTENLINEAEDELEVGSVESESEIKVAKHFGEALSASRRADLQRGTTLVGPHRDDFLIELENTFATHDLNSQGENSAKVLELPEIETEDQKDTASEPPLPTLPEAATLQTSEIFREGARAYGSQGQQRTIALALKLAELELIRAITGRDPIVLLDDVTSELDYKRTGYLLKVLQNLSAQTFITATHTEPLVHHLNQPNVLTVENAQISCISETSEKS, from the coding sequence ATGGCGAAGGAAAATTTTTACGTTTACAAACAGATGTTATTAAGCCATATCGTTCTACGCAATTTCCGTAACTATATTGATTGCGAAGTTAACTTTCCTAAGCCTGTCAATTTAATTATTGGTGGGAACGCGCAGGGCAAAACAAGTTTGCTTGAAGCAATCTATTTCCTTTGTACCGCTGAATCACATCGTGCGACTCGCGATGGTGAACTGATTCGGCATAATGAAACGGGATTCTATTTGAAGGGAACGTTAGAAAATAGTAGTGACGATGTGATGTCTCTTGAAGCAACAAAGCGCGCACGAGGTGAGTTTAAATTGAAAAAGAACGGTGTGCTTCAAACAAAGCGTTCCGAATGGATCGGTCAGTTTAATGCTGTACTCTTCTCGCCGGAATCGCTCATATTGGTGAAAGGGGGACCGTCAGAACGGCGAAGGTTTTTAGATCTGCTTATCTCACAGATTGACAACAACTACCTAAAAAACTTACAGCAGTACAGACTTGTTCTCAAGCAGCGAAATGAACTATTGAAGCAAATTCGCATGGCGTTAGCGAATACAGTTCAATTAGATGTTTGGGACAAACTTTTAATTGCACACGGTACCGCAATTATTGTAAAGAGATCAGAAATTTTTCACCAATTGAAAGCCTACGCCACGCGAAATCACCAGAGACTCACAGGAGATCAAGAAAACCTCTTATTGACGTATCGTTCTGCACTGGTGCGGAACGATACGTCAGTAAGAGATGTAGAGGATGAGACTACGGAAAATTTGATAAACGAAGCGGAGGATGAATTAGAGGTCGGCTCCGTTGAGTCCGAGAGCGAAATCAAGGTAGCAAAGCACTTCGGTGAGGCACTGAGTGCCTCGCGGCGTGCAGATTTACAGAGAGGAACGACTCTTGTCGGACCGCACCGCGACGATTTTTTAATCGAATTGGAGAATACATTTGCAACGCACGACCTCAATTCTCAAGGCGAGAATTCTGCTAAGGTTTTAGAACTTCCAGAGATTGAGACAGAAGACCAAAAAGACACAGCGTCTGAGCCACCCCTTCCTACGCTACCAGAAGCAGCGACACTCCAAACAAGTGAAATATTCCGGGAGGGAGCACGGGCTTATGGGTCACAGGGTCAACAGCGGACGATTGCATTAGCACTTAAATTAGCAGAGTTAGAGTTAATACGCGCTATAACAGGTCGGGATCCAATAGTACTTCTGGATGATGTCACTTCAGAACTGGATTATAAACGGACCGGGTACCTGTTAAAGGTCCTACAGAATCTGAGCGCGCAAACTTTCATCACCGCGACACATACCGAGCCTCTCGTCCACCACCTCAATCAACCGAACGTCCTAACAGTAGAGAATGCCCAGATAAGCTGCATCTCCGAAACCAGTGAGAAATCCTAA
- a CDS encoding DUF721 domain-containing protein, with amino-acid sequence MSKTQDLQQILKELNQRLQLEPKMLEQKVFTLWREYLGTPLGTKTVPVSLSDGTLKIYTEYPPYRTELLFYKQKILDDLNAELGQLIITELRIELHQVHAAHEEKSVPSRKKKSKANSRNSKTINHQVKSEKLERIEQSLATLTDTEVKKSLRRLFTTQSEDEP; translated from the coding sequence ATGTCCAAAACCCAAGACTTACAGCAAATCCTTAAGGAACTCAATCAAAGGCTTCAGCTTGAGCCTAAGATGCTTGAACAAAAAGTGTTTACTCTCTGGCGAGAGTATCTTGGGACACCACTCGGTACAAAAACAGTCCCAGTATCGTTGTCAGACGGGACATTGAAGATTTACACAGAATATCCTCCATATAGAACAGAACTCCTATTTTACAAACAGAAGATTTTGGACGACCTGAACGCGGAATTAGGACAATTGATCATCACAGAACTTCGAATAGAACTACATCAAGTCCACGCCGCTCACGAGGAAAAAAGTGTCCCTTCAAGGAAAAAAAAGTCAAAGGCAAACTCAAGGAATTCCAAGACCATAAACCATCAGGTAAAATCCGAAAAGCTAGAGAGAATAGAGCAATCACTCGCCACTTTAACAGACACAGAAGTAAAAAAATCTTTGCGACGCCTGTTCACCACACAAAGCGAGGATGAGCCTTGA
- the gyrB gene encoding DNA topoisomerase (ATP-hydrolyzing) subunit B, whose amino-acid sequence MSKEIQTYTASDIQILEGLEAVRKRPSMYIGSTGPAGLHHLVTELVDNCIDEIGAGYGTQVEVKLHRDGSVTVSDDGRGIPVDTHATGVSALEVVMTTLHAGGKFDGREQVGYQTAGGLHGVGASCVNALSEWLHVQVKQNGSIYEQRYERGIPQTSVEKIGTSKKTGTQTTFMPDSEIFDTLDFSHDTLRDRLRELAFLNKGVLIKFQDERDEENSEPISFQYDGGLASFVTYYNENKEVLHPQPIYIEGVHSEVSIEIAFQFNTTYTENISSYANNIRTAEGGFHESGFKSALTRAFKTYATANDLLRSAKIDLTGEDIREGMTAVISVKVPDPQFEGQTKSKLGNTEVEGIVQSFVGAQLKTLLEENPSVSKRIIQKSIDAARAREAARSAREVVRRKGVLDSASMPGKLADCSERDSSRTELFLVEGDSAGGTAKQGRDRQNQAVLPLKGKGINVDKARLDKILKNAQVIDIITALGTGIGAEEFNLEKLRYAKIIIMADADVDGAHIRTLLLTFFFRQMPDLIAGGHLYIAQPPLYQVKKGRNSQYLQDDEEMEDYLLTLALDTVQITNARRDTPYTVSEYRTIASSVRKIRNLLDQINRSGIPLSNLAGETTNSTDASDKVDKLLATLEMPSQEIVPLTTTSEETSEESTSTTSMQPTLFGDAGRSAVDERTGRQNIGDSTPRTRTWHHELRRELEKLAEFDIQDTDFLSPEDADASDTLKSEKLFSVQSESGEMYHAEDISSLVKYLFEIEHRGLTITRYKGLAEMNAEQLRDTTMRPDERILLRVTLEDAVEADRIFTLLMGDTVEPRREFIERYGTQVNLDLYGA is encoded by the coding sequence ATGTCAAAAGAAATCCAAACATATACAGCAAGTGATATACAAATCCTTGAAGGGCTTGAGGCTGTTAGAAAACGTCCAAGCATGTACATCGGTAGCACAGGTCCTGCTGGATTACACCACCTCGTTACAGAATTAGTGGACAACTGCATAGATGAAATCGGTGCGGGTTACGGTACACAAGTTGAAGTTAAGCTTCATCGCGATGGCAGTGTGACCGTTAGCGACGACGGGCGTGGTATTCCTGTTGACACACACGCAACGGGGGTTTCCGCCCTTGAGGTCGTTATGACCACATTACACGCTGGCGGCAAATTCGATGGTCGCGAGCAAGTCGGTTACCAAACTGCCGGTGGGTTACACGGTGTCGGTGCTTCCTGCGTCAACGCTCTTTCCGAATGGTTGCATGTCCAAGTCAAGCAAAACGGCTCGATTTACGAACAACGCTACGAGCGCGGCATTCCACAAACATCTGTAGAGAAAATTGGAACCAGCAAAAAAACCGGTACTCAGACTACATTCATGCCGGATTCCGAAATATTTGACACCCTCGACTTCTCACACGATACGCTCCGCGACCGGCTCAGAGAACTCGCCTTCCTGAACAAAGGTGTCCTTATCAAATTTCAGGATGAACGCGATGAGGAAAATTCGGAACCAATTAGTTTTCAATATGATGGCGGTCTTGCTTCCTTTGTTACTTATTATAACGAAAATAAAGAGGTACTCCATCCGCAACCTATCTACATAGAAGGTGTTCATTCAGAAGTTTCGATAGAGATCGCATTTCAGTTCAACACCACTTACACCGAAAACATTAGTTCCTATGCTAACAATATCCGTACGGCTGAAGGCGGCTTCCACGAAAGCGGTTTTAAGAGTGCTCTCACGAGAGCCTTCAAAACCTACGCTACTGCCAACGATCTCTTGCGGAGTGCAAAAATAGACCTTACTGGCGAAGATATCCGTGAAGGAATGACTGCAGTCATCAGCGTCAAAGTTCCGGATCCACAATTTGAGGGACAAACGAAGTCCAAACTTGGGAACACGGAGGTTGAGGGTATCGTCCAGAGTTTCGTCGGTGCCCAACTTAAAACGCTTCTGGAAGAAAATCCTTCTGTCTCCAAACGCATTATTCAAAAATCGATTGATGCTGCGCGAGCACGTGAGGCCGCCCGCAGTGCCCGAGAAGTGGTTCGCCGCAAAGGTGTCCTTGACTCCGCTTCAATGCCAGGAAAACTCGCCGACTGCTCTGAACGCGACTCATCCCGAACAGAGCTTTTTCTTGTGGAAGGAGATTCCGCCGGTGGTACCGCCAAACAGGGACGGGATCGGCAGAATCAAGCTGTCCTTCCTCTTAAAGGTAAAGGCATTAACGTAGATAAAGCGAGGCTTGACAAAATACTCAAAAACGCTCAAGTCATTGACATCATCACGGCATTGGGAACAGGCATTGGTGCCGAGGAATTCAACCTCGAAAAACTCCGCTACGCGAAAATTATCATCATGGCAGATGCAGATGTTGATGGTGCACACATCCGAACGCTTCTTCTAACTTTCTTCTTTCGTCAGATGCCTGACCTCATTGCCGGTGGACATCTTTATATTGCCCAACCGCCGCTCTATCAAGTCAAAAAGGGGAGAAATTCACAATATCTACAAGACGATGAGGAAATGGAGGACTACCTCCTTACCTTAGCACTTGATACCGTCCAGATAACAAATGCTCGAAGGGATACCCCGTATACAGTTTCAGAGTATCGGACGATCGCCAGTTCTGTTCGCAAAATTCGCAACCTCCTCGACCAAATCAATCGAAGTGGCATACCACTCTCAAACTTGGCGGGCGAGACCACAAACTCAACAGACGCGTCCGATAAGGTAGATAAATTGCTTGCTACGCTTGAGATGCCTTCTCAGGAGATTGTCCCCTTAACTACAACATCCGAGGAGACATCTGAGGAATCAACGTCCACTACCAGCATGCAACCTACACTTTTCGGTGATGCTGGACGCAGTGCAGTCGACGAAAGGACCGGTAGACAGAATATTGGGGACTCTACTCCACGGACACGGACCTGGCATCACGAATTACGTCGGGAACTTGAGAAACTTGCTGAGTTCGACATTCAAGACACAGACTTCCTATCGCCGGAAGATGCGGATGCCTCAGATACATTGAAAAGTGAAAAATTGTTTAGCGTTCAGTCCGAAAGCGGAGAGATGTATCATGCGGAAGACATCTCTTCACTCGTGAAATAC